In one window of Candidatus Avedoeria danica DNA:
- a CDS encoding DinB family protein yields MIETSYGPVDPVHCHPYIRAEIDLLAGADPFATQRALPDRLSAALAGLPDEAIDFRPGPAEWSAREVLAHLVHSEIVYGYRYRSIVAEPEAPIAGYDQERWTPRTPERRWDVATLLEHLRALKAVNVAFLEQTTPDERARWGLHSERGKESLAALIGGIAGHDVMHERQIDANIAAWRITPTSPPSHTPTPPSPRS; encoded by the coding sequence ATGATCGAGACCTCATACGGCCCCGTCGATCCCGTCCACTGCCATCCTTACATTCGCGCGGAGATCGACCTCCTCGCCGGCGCCGACCCCTTCGCCACCCAGCGCGCCCTGCCCGACCGCCTGTCCGCCGCGCTCGCCGGCCTGCCGGACGAGGCGATCGACTTCCGCCCCGGCCCGGCCGAGTGGTCGGCGCGCGAGGTGCTGGCCCACCTCGTCCACAGTGAGATCGTCTACGGCTACCGCTACCGCAGCATCGTCGCCGAGCCCGAAGCGCCGATCGCCGGCTACGACCAGGAGCGCTGGACGCCGCGCACGCCGGAGCGCCGCTGGGATGTCGCGACACTGCTCGAGCACCTCCGCGCGCTCAAGGCCGTCAACGTCGCGTTCCTGGAGCAGACGACACCCGACGAGCGCGCCCGCTGGGGCCTGCACAGCGAGCGGGGCAAGGAGAGCCTTGCGGCGTTGATCGGCGGCATCGCCGGGCACGATGTGATGCACGAGCGGCAGATCGACGCGAACATCGCGGCGTGGCGCATCACCCCAACGTCACCGCCGTCCCATACGCCAACACCTCCGTCGCCCCGTTCATGA
- a CDS encoding YbjQ family protein produces the protein MSTELIVTTGNDVANRPIAAYLGVVRGIVVRTPNIGQAFVGGLRSVFGGNIIEYTRVCEAARQEAFELMVAHGVERGAHAIIGMRYDATEFMNGATEVLAYGTAVTLG, from the coding sequence ATGTCCACGGAACTCATCGTCACGACCGGCAACGACGTCGCCAACCGTCCGATCGCCGCCTATCTCGGCGTCGTCCGCGGGATCGTCGTGCGCACGCCGAACATCGGCCAGGCGTTCGTCGGCGGGCTCAGGAGCGTGTTCGGCGGCAACATCATCGAGTACACCCGCGTTTGCGAGGCCGCGCGTCAGGAGGCGTTCGAGCTCATGGTCGCCCACGGCGTCGAGCGCGGTGCGCACGCGATCATCGGCATGCGGTATGACGCGACGGAGTTCATGAACGGGGCGACGGAGGTGTTGGCGTATGGGACGGCGGTGACGTTGGGGTGA